From the Candidatus Saccharimonadales bacterium genome, one window contains:
- a CDS encoding sortase, whose translation MTLTKPTHRQVNNWLSGVVIALGLYITILPWLPGIKLWITQLLDDTNGYVYRGDLASGQVDSSKLSDPPEENTLLVPSIALDVPVVEGADISVLGVGGSWRRPKTSTPDKGGNTVIIGHRFSYSSEAAFYNLDKIDVGERFAIWWNRQEYIYEVFDKSVVPASAIEIEADTADPIATLYTCTPIWTATNRLVIKGHLVNTDILEPKP comes from the coding sequence ATGACACTTACAAAACCGACTCATCGGCAGGTGAATAATTGGCTGTCAGGTGTGGTGATTGCCTTGGGGCTTTATATTACGATTTTGCCTTGGCTGCCCGGTATCAAACTTTGGATAACCCAATTACTCGATGACACTAACGGCTATGTTTACCGGGGCGACTTAGCCAGTGGCCAGGTCGATAGCAGCAAGTTATCGGATCCGCCAGAGGAGAATACATTGCTCGTGCCGTCTATCGCGCTTGATGTGCCGGTAGTCGAGGGCGCGGATATCAGCGTGCTCGGCGTCGGTGGCAGCTGGCGGCGGCCCAAAACCAGCACGCCGGACAAGGGCGGCAACACAGTCATTATCGGCCATCGATTCAGCTATTCCAGCGAGGCGGCATTTTATAATCTCGACAAGATTGACGTCGGCGAGCGGTTTGCGATTTGGTGGAACCGGCAAGAATACATCTACGAGGTATTCGATAAATCCGTCGTACCGGCTTCGGCAATTGAGATTGAGGCTGATACGGCGGATCCAATAGCTACCCTCTACACCTGTACGCCAATCTGGACCGCTACCAATCGGCTGGTCATAAAAGGCCATTTGGTAAATACTGATATTCTGGAGCCAAAGCCATGA
- a CDS encoding bifunctional phosphoglucose/phosphomannose isomerase, with protein MTMLDDLKYIHNRDKSDALGEAEKSPAQLRHEFKVELKTLNKIDNIVVAGMGGSALAASLFLNWTSPDRPFIINRQYDIPGFVGSKTLFVASSYSGNTAETVAALNLAAERRAQIVVMASGGKLAAIAADRSYPIYVLPGGLQPRMAVNYNLRALGEMIESLGLMSDIVDQLETASIYLEQAVLSWRPDVATAGNLAKELAEEISGKSAVIYAGPRLSATAYKWKISFNETAKNLAFYNQWPEFNHNEIMGWTSHPVEKPFQPIELRSSFDDERIAERFVVSNRLLSGRMPHPLEIQAEGNNLIEQMLWTVLLGDFVSIYLALLNNVDPTPVDLIEKLKEELKKN; from the coding sequence ATGACCATGCTCGACGATCTAAAATATATCCATAACCGCGACAAGTCCGACGCACTAGGCGAAGCCGAGAAATCACCGGCTCAGCTGCGTCATGAATTTAAGGTCGAGCTTAAAACCTTAAATAAGATTGACAATATCGTGGTCGCCGGCATGGGCGGTTCGGCCTTAGCGGCCAGCCTGTTTCTAAACTGGACAAGCCCGGATAGGCCATTCATTATCAACCGCCAATATGATATTCCCGGATTTGTCGGTTCTAAGACCTTGTTTGTGGCTTCCAGCTACTCAGGTAACACCGCTGAAACAGTCGCCGCCTTGAATCTGGCAGCTGAGCGCCGGGCCCAGATTGTGGTCATGGCCTCGGGTGGAAAGTTAGCGGCCATTGCGGCTGATAGAAGTTACCCAATTTATGTATTGCCAGGCGGCTTGCAGCCCAGAATGGCCGTCAACTATAACCTACGGGCACTGGGTGAGATGATTGAATCTCTGGGTCTTATGAGCGATATCGTCGACCAGCTGGAAACCGCTTCGATTTATCTTGAACAAGCCGTCCTAAGCTGGCGGCCGGACGTCGCCACCGCTGGTAACCTGGCCAAAGAGCTAGCCGAGGAGATTTCCGGCAAAAGCGCCGTTATTTACGCCGGTCCCAGGCTGAGCGCGACGGCCTATAAATGGAAGATCAGCTTTAACGAGACGGCAAAAAACCTGGCTTTTTATAACCAATGGCCAGAGTTTAACCACAATGAGATTATGGGCTGGACCTCGCATCCGGTGGAGAAACCCTTCCAACCGATTGAGCTGCGCTCCAGTTTTGACGACGAGCGCATAGCCGAACGATTCGTCGTCAGCAACCGGCTATTGTCCGGTCGTATGCCCCACCCTCTAGAAATTCAGGCCGAGGGCAACAATCTTATCGAGCAAATGCTCTGGACGGTACTGCTAGGAGATTTTGTCTCAATTTATTTAGCCTTGCTTAATAACGTCGACCCCACGCCAGTCGATTTGATTGAGAAGCTGAAAGAAGAGTTGAAGAAAAATTAG